The following proteins are co-located in the Lacticaseibacillus paracasei subsp. paracasei genome:
- a CDS encoding glycoside hydrolase family 13 protein has translation MTNETSRTWWQQEIFYQIYPASFKDSNNDGIGDLPGITAELPKLKELGITTIWLSPVYKSPMVDNGYDIADYQAIDPRFGTMADFDQLMATAKDLGIKVVMDLVVNHTSDQHRWFQAALKDPDSPYRDFYIFRQGHDGQPPNNWRSNFGAGSSWTAVPGEPNTYYHHVFSPQQPDLNWESPKLRQAIYSMINWWLAKGLAGFRVDAITFIKKDQDFASITPDGSDGLGKVKRKTENRPGLDQFLKELNAATFKPANAVTIGEASGVAYDQLGDFIGENGYFSMIFDFHYADIDVASGSEWFKQTNWTPKMLGEAIAKSQLAIQKVGWGANFLENHDQPRSLSKYIREPQYRNAIGAKALALLYFGLRGCPFIYQGQELGMVNAVRTNIDQFNDLSAHDNYRRALAEGYSEDVALTCVNRRSRDNARTPYPWDDSQNDGFNAGHEPWLPLAKQAAGVNWQAEHDDPNSVWTFYQTLCRLRNASPLRADLIEGDFAPLNAHNDNVIAYARGQHVQIFVNLSSKSAVVDLPAGHVWLNNYPDVGTSLQPYQAILIEVK, from the coding sequence CATTCAAAGATAGCAATAATGACGGCATAGGCGATCTGCCTGGCATCACTGCCGAATTACCGAAGTTAAAAGAATTAGGCATTACCACGATTTGGTTGTCGCCGGTTTATAAGAGCCCCATGGTTGACAATGGTTATGACATTGCCGACTATCAGGCGATTGATCCGCGCTTTGGGACCATGGCTGACTTTGATCAGCTCATGGCAACTGCCAAAGATCTCGGTATCAAAGTGGTAATGGATTTGGTGGTCAACCATACGTCCGATCAGCACCGGTGGTTTCAAGCGGCGCTCAAGGATCCGGACTCACCATATCGAGACTTCTATATTTTCCGCCAAGGTCATGATGGTCAGCCGCCGAACAACTGGCGCTCAAACTTCGGCGCTGGCTCGTCATGGACAGCGGTTCCCGGTGAGCCCAACACCTATTATCACCACGTCTTTTCCCCACAACAACCGGACCTGAATTGGGAAAGTCCGAAGTTGCGGCAAGCCATTTATAGCATGATCAACTGGTGGCTAGCCAAAGGTCTCGCCGGATTCCGGGTCGACGCCATTACGTTTATCAAAAAGGATCAGGATTTTGCTTCCATCACGCCAGATGGCAGCGATGGGTTAGGCAAAGTTAAGCGCAAAACGGAAAATCGACCGGGTCTGGATCAGTTCCTCAAAGAGCTGAACGCCGCCACTTTTAAGCCGGCCAATGCCGTCACGATCGGCGAAGCGTCCGGCGTTGCATACGATCAACTCGGTGACTTCATTGGCGAAAACGGCTACTTCTCAATGATTTTTGATTTTCATTACGCCGATATTGACGTCGCTTCTGGGTCTGAGTGGTTCAAGCAAACCAACTGGACGCCGAAAATGCTTGGCGAGGCGATTGCCAAAAGCCAGCTGGCAATTCAAAAAGTTGGCTGGGGGGCTAATTTCCTTGAAAATCATGATCAACCGCGAAGCCTAAGCAAGTATATCCGTGAGCCGCAATATCGCAATGCGATCGGGGCAAAAGCCTTAGCACTGTTATACTTCGGTTTACGTGGCTGTCCGTTTATCTATCAAGGCCAAGAACTCGGCATGGTCAATGCGGTGCGAACCAACATTGATCAATTCAACGATCTTTCCGCGCACGACAACTATCGTCGTGCACTGGCAGAAGGCTACTCCGAAGACGTTGCGCTTACCTGTGTCAACCGGCGCTCACGTGACAATGCTCGTACGCCGTATCCATGGGACGACAGCCAAAATGACGGCTTCAACGCTGGTCATGAACCTTGGTTGCCGCTGGCCAAGCAAGCTGCTGGCGTGAACTGGCAGGCAGAACACGATGATCCCAATTCGGTCTGGACGTTTTATCAAACGCTCTGCCGTCTGCGGAATGCATCACCATTGCGCGCCGATTTGATCGAAGGCGACTTTGCCCCGCTGAATGCACACAACGACAACGTGATTGCCTATGCCCGCGGGCAACATGTCCAAATTTTTGTGAATCTTAGCTCGAAGTCAGCCGTAGTTGACTTACCAGCCGGTCACGTTTGGCTGAACAATTACCCGGACGTTGGAACGAGCTTACAACCCTATCAAGCGATTCTTATTGAGGTGAAATGA